Genomic DNA from Bryobacter aggregatus MPL3:
CATGGCAGCCAGATAGGCGCCGAGCAAAAGCAACCACAAGAGGAGCGCCGGATTCTCCTCAATCAGCGACGGCCGGTACTTGTAGTCCGGAGAAGACTGGCTATTCATATGGCTGAGTCCTCTCTAACGCAGGTGGAAGTAGTAGACGATCAGCGCTGCGAGCAACACTAACCCACCGAACGCAACCAGCCACTTCTTCGGCTGACGTTGCACTTGCTGAAATGGATTGCGCGGCTCCATCGCTATATCGCTGAGCAGGTTGCGCAGTCCCATGTGGGTTCGGTCACGCAGCAGAAGCTCAAACTGCTGGTGGACCTCGCTCGCTGTCACCAAAGAAGCGGACTCATTCACCGGATCGGCGGCCATGCGCCACCTCCTGCTTAGTGGTCAGTCTGCCCAAAACCAAGAGCGCTTCGACAGATGCTTTCGCATCTGGTGGGAAGCCGAGGCGCACAAGCTGTCCGTCTGCCGGCGGCGACTCCAGCCGAAACGCAATCCAGCCATTGGCTTGCTCGCCGGGCTGCACAAGTTCGGGAGCTTCACCGGCAACGATGGCGAGGTTTCCAACCGTTCGTGTGCGTATCTGGCGAGAGGAACGGCCATTCAATTGGTGGCCGGCAAGGGGGATCAATGAGAAGGGTGGCTTTAGCGCCTCCACCTGAGTGGCCGATGGCATCGTTAGCCGATAAACGGTCCGGCCATGATTCACTACTGCGTAGCGGAGGTAGCAGCGATCTTCCTTCCGGTAGAGATCGCGCAACAGCACCTCGACATGGTTGCCGAGATCTCGGTCCCCGTGGAGCAGAACTGCCTGAG
This window encodes:
- a CDS encoding TrbG/VirB9 family P-type conjugative transfer protein encodes the protein MKLSALFSLLAIFAAGILTAQKLETQTPDPKKVVRVETARDHLTIIELHEPVTMVAVGNQDAFTIERRENKVFVKPADENARTNLFIWTATGRYSYELVPAAGIDQMHFAIDQPQVAVQSIANTSPLVPDESAQRQLPSEMLEQAQAVLLHGDRDLGNHVEVLLRDLYRKEDRCYLRYAVVNHGRTVYRLTMPSATQVEALKPPFSLIPLAGHQLNGRSSRQIRTRTVGNLAIVAGEAPELVQPGEQANGWIAFRLESPPADGQLVRLGFPPDAKASVEALLVLGRLTTKQEVAHGRRSGE